In Acaryochloris marina S15, a single genomic region encodes these proteins:
- a CDS encoding SH3 domain-containing protein: protein MKLTRSLLSFASISFLSILAAVPALAAPAYLVGAQPGSRVNVRSGPSTSSYSPHYGLVGDRVQVIESTTGNDGYYWYHVEFASGARGWIRGDFIQVQQPR from the coding sequence ATGAAACTTACCCGATCACTTCTCTCTTTTGCTTCAATTTCTTTCTTGTCAATCCTAGCTGCCGTTCCAGCACTTGCTGCACCTGCCTACCTAGTAGGGGCTCAGCCAGGAAGTCGAGTGAATGTGCGTTCTGGCCCAAGCACCTCATCCTACTCCCCTCATTATGGATTGGTAGGCGATCGCGTACAGGTGATTGAATCTACAACGGGCAACGATGGTTATTACTGGTACCACGTTGAATTCGCTTCTGGTGCCCGAGGATGGATTCGGGGTGATTTTATTCAAGTACAACAACCTCGTTAA
- a CDS encoding SRPBCC family protein produces the protein MAIFRNVIGGLIGLFLLVVIGGLILPSEVHVERNILINASPAAIFPIVSDLSEWSAWSPWAKMDPDMALTIEGNGVGQTMHWQSEDPMVGTGTQEVTAMTEPSYIQTHLDFGPQGTADAALQLTPQDNGTLVAWSLDTDMSAGVPPLMKPVSSYLRFVLDSAVGQDYEAGLGNLKALIEQ, from the coding sequence ATGGCTATCTTCAGAAATGTGATTGGTGGACTGATAGGGCTGTTTTTACTGGTGGTGATAGGAGGCTTGATCCTTCCTAGCGAAGTGCATGTTGAACGAAATATCTTAATCAATGCGTCTCCAGCTGCCATTTTCCCCATTGTCAGTGATTTATCAGAGTGGTCTGCTTGGTCCCCCTGGGCAAAAATGGATCCCGATATGGCTTTAACGATTGAGGGAAATGGTGTAGGGCAGACGATGCACTGGCAAAGTGAGGATCCGATGGTGGGGACGGGTACTCAAGAAGTTACAGCTATGACTGAGCCCAGCTATATCCAGACCCATCTAGATTTTGGACCACAGGGAACTGCGGATGCAGCGTTACAATTGACGCCTCAGGACAATGGTACGCTGGTTGCCTGGTCCCTAGATACAGATATGAGTGCGGGGGTGCCTCCTTTAATGAAGCCTGTTAGTTCCTACCTTCGGTTTGTTCTGGATAGTGCTGTGGGGCAAGATTATGAAGCGGGGTTAGGGAATCTCAAAGCATTAATAGAGCAATAG
- a CDS encoding HEAT repeat domain-containing protein → MAHPRLQELTSKLKSDDNCDRLLALVALRNLPTTEAFPLIKLMLFDDSLPVRSMAIRSLASHPSAESVSLLIQLLDDPNYEIRAGAAGALGYVGDQNIVQALSRVFLEDTEWLVCFSAAVSLGNLKDPSAYAVLLHALEHSEVIVQQAAIAALGEIKAFDALEPLLPFVQSEDWMVRQYLATALGNLPSPQSISALKYLAKDDHPHVASAATIALELIHES, encoded by the coding sequence ATGGCTCACCCTCGACTGCAAGAGCTAACTTCAAAACTCAAGAGTGATGATAACTGCGATCGCCTTTTGGCATTGGTTGCCTTGCGGAACCTCCCCACGACCGAAGCCTTCCCTCTGATTAAACTAATGCTGTTTGACGACTCCTTACCGGTCCGCTCAATGGCAATTCGCTCTCTGGCCAGTCATCCCTCAGCTGAATCGGTCTCTTTATTGATACAGCTCTTGGACGATCCGAATTATGAAATTAGAGCTGGAGCAGCCGGAGCTTTGGGATATGTGGGTGATCAAAATATTGTCCAAGCTCTTTCCAGAGTCTTCCTTGAAGATACGGAATGGTTAGTGTGCTTTAGTGCCGCTGTTTCCTTAGGAAACCTAAAGGATCCAAGTGCTTATGCAGTTCTATTACATGCCCTTGAGCATTCGGAAGTGATTGTGCAACAAGCTGCGATCGCAGCCCTCGGAGAAATTAAAGCCTTCGATGCCCTTGAGCCCCTTCTTCCCTTTGTACAGTCTGAAGACTGGATGGTCCGGCAGTATCTCGCCACCGCCTTGGGAAACCTTCCCAGCCCCCAAAGTATCTCGGCTCTTAAATACTTAGCTAAAGACGATCATCCTCATGTTGCTTCTGCGGCCACTATCGCCTTAGAACTGATTCATGAATCATAA
- a CDS encoding PD-(D/E)XK nuclease family protein produces the protein MAYPLSATKLQTYRQCPQAYYFKHERRLTVPSAFGSPTFGKAIHRALAQIYQDWSYADPLPPLQWFADCWQQHISELKESQIHEGWQALETYYHQYVAPQPMLRKPVGIEGKIQASFQVSNIEFALSGRYDRLDWLDDGLELIDYKTSKTVKPPEAIDVQLGLYYLALEQTYHHALKRLSLIYLRSNQCISYEVTPDHLEQIKDLIGDLALKLRSDQDWHPQEGSQCDRCGYRQYCSAQTPNPEPLPQTAKPPQKVQLALPFL, from the coding sequence ATGGCCTACCCACTTTCAGCAACCAAGCTTCAGACCTATCGTCAATGTCCTCAAGCCTACTATTTCAAGCATGAGCGACGGTTAACGGTCCCCTCTGCCTTCGGTTCACCCACCTTCGGTAAGGCAATCCATCGAGCTTTGGCCCAGATCTACCAGGACTGGTCCTATGCCGACCCTCTTCCGCCCTTGCAATGGTTTGCTGATTGTTGGCAACAGCATATTAGTGAGCTAAAGGAGTCTCAAATTCATGAAGGCTGGCAAGCCCTAGAGACCTACTATCACCAATATGTGGCCCCTCAACCCATGCTGCGAAAACCAGTGGGCATTGAGGGCAAGATTCAAGCCTCTTTTCAAGTTAGTAATATTGAGTTTGCCTTGTCCGGTCGCTATGACCGATTAGATTGGCTAGACGATGGCCTAGAACTGATCGACTACAAAACCAGTAAAACCGTAAAGCCCCCAGAAGCCATTGATGTGCAGTTGGGGCTTTATTATTTGGCATTGGAGCAAACGTATCACCATGCTCTTAAACGACTGAGTTTGATTTATTTACGCAGTAATCAATGCATTTCTTATGAGGTGACTCCCGATCATTTAGAGCAAATCAAAGATTTGATTGGGGACTTAGCTTTGAAACTCAGGTCTGATCAAGACTGGCATCCTCAGGAAGGATCACAGTGCGATCGCTGCGGGTATCGACAATATTGCAGTGCCCAAACGCCTAACCCTGAACCTCTCCCACAAACCGCAAAACCTCCGCAAAAGGTCCAATTAGCTCTGCCATTCCTTTGA
- a CDS encoding SDR family oxidoreductase, with translation MATKKVLVTGATGQTGSIVVHKLRERADEFDVVGLVRSEVKAQKKLGSLDGVVVGDITDRASIDSAIADCDALVILSSAAPVMKGPPQPGQRPEFEFPQGGYPEDVDYNGHKNVIDAAVAAGVKHIVIVGSMGGTDENHYLNTLGNGNILIWKRRTEQYLIDSGITYTIVRAGGLIDERGSHREIIVGKDDSFFIPDCNMPHKLPRADVAEVVVKALLEPNAQNKAFDVVTREEGEAPPTSDFAALFAQTTPGL, from the coding sequence ATGGCGACTAAAAAAGTATTGGTAACTGGGGCAACGGGACAAACCGGCTCGATTGTGGTGCACAAACTCCGCGAACGTGCCGATGAATTCGACGTGGTTGGCTTGGTCCGTTCTGAAGTGAAAGCGCAGAAAAAGCTGGGCTCTTTGGACGGTGTGGTGGTAGGAGATATTACTGATCGGGCCAGTATTGATTCTGCGATCGCAGATTGTGATGCCTTGGTAATCTTATCTAGTGCTGCACCCGTGATGAAAGGTCCGCCCCAGCCCGGACAAAGGCCCGAATTTGAATTTCCGCAAGGGGGCTACCCTGAAGACGTTGACTATAACGGCCATAAAAACGTGATTGATGCGGCGGTAGCTGCAGGCGTGAAACATATCGTCATTGTGGGTTCGATGGGGGGGACGGATGAAAATCACTATCTCAACACCCTGGGTAATGGCAATATCCTGATTTGGAAGCGACGGACTGAACAATATCTGATTGATTCAGGCATCACTTACACCATTGTTCGAGCCGGTGGACTCATTGATGAGCGGGGAAGCCACCGCGAAATTATTGTCGGTAAAGACGATTCATTCTTTATCCCAGATTGCAATATGCCCCATAAGCTTCCCCGAGCAGATGTAGCTGAAGTGGTGGTTAAGGCTTTGCTAGAGCCCAACGCCCAGAATAAAGCCTTTGATGTCGTCACCCGAGAGGAAGGTGAAGCACCCCCCACCTCAGATTTTGCAGCTCTTTTTGCCCAAACCACACCGGGTTTATAG
- a CDS encoding PH domain-containing protein, with amino-acid sequence MLAATSYPAPWGVSLKAISGGITLLLIGIAVIGLLTGPKSNWIWILSMVVIPLGILLITALFTVRGYVLTPDALLVKRLVWNTEIPLQGLQTIEADSNAMEGSFKTMGNGGLFSFSGSFRNKRLGAYRALATDMRRCVVLKFDQKVIVITPDKPQAFVNQVKAIKGMT; translated from the coding sequence ATGCTTGCCGCAACCAGCTATCCTGCACCTTGGGGAGTTTCGTTAAAAGCCATCTCTGGAGGAATAACACTGCTGCTGATCGGCATAGCTGTTATTGGTCTACTCACGGGACCCAAAAGCAACTGGATTTGGATCCTCAGTATGGTAGTTATCCCTCTCGGCATCTTGTTAATTACGGCTTTGTTTACAGTTCGAGGCTATGTCCTTACGCCTGATGCTCTGCTTGTGAAGCGCTTAGTCTGGAATACGGAAATACCATTACAAGGGCTACAGACGATTGAAGCCGATTCTAATGCCATGGAAGGCTCTTTCAAAACAATGGGGAACGGAGGTTTGTTCAGTTTCTCAGGTTCCTTTCGCAATAAACGCTTAGGGGCCTATCGAGCTTTGGCCACCGATATGCGGCGATGCGTTGTCCTCAAGTTCGATCAAAAGGTGATTGTTATTACGCCTGACAAACCTCAAGCATTCGTCAATCAGGTCAAGGCAATAAAGGGCATGACTTAA
- the tsaE gene encoding tRNA (adenosine(37)-N6)-threonylcarbamoyltransferase complex ATPase subunit type 1 TsaE — MTQRLGKVLGQILPAGNILLLEGDLGTGKTSLIQGLGKGIGISDAIVSPTFTLINEYHDGRVPLYHLDLYRLTPQQVDELYLETYWQGVEVPPGIVAIEWSERLLHRPSSYLFIKLNHKKGARQATLQTVGSVHNLGLEQVPLALRSTSA; from the coding sequence ATGACCCAACGATTAGGGAAAGTCTTGGGCCAAATATTACCTGCGGGAAATATCTTATTGCTAGAAGGTGATTTGGGAACTGGTAAGACATCCCTGATTCAGGGTTTGGGGAAGGGAATCGGTATCTCTGATGCGATCGTCAGTCCTACTTTCACATTAATTAATGAGTACCATGACGGACGAGTCCCCCTTTACCATCTAGACCTTTACCGCCTTACCCCGCAACAAGTGGATGAACTCTATCTGGAAACCTACTGGCAAGGGGTTGAAGTACCACCTGGAATTGTTGCCATTGAATGGTCTGAGCGACTTCTTCATCGACCTTCTAGCTACCTATTTATCAAGTTAAACCACAAAAAAGGGGCAAGACAGGCAACCTTGCAAACGGTCGGTTCTGTCCACAACTTAGGCCTAGAGCAAGTGCCATTAGCATTGAGATCTACTTCAGCCTAG
- a CDS encoding leucine-rich repeat domain-containing protein: MEKNSAYREAERLIDIARLEGATELDLSDIGLSELPESIGSLSQLKSLYLSENELMRLPKSLGRLTQLQGLDLARNHLPILTEVLGDLTQLRSLDLTGNALVELPEFIGALSQLRSLNLTSNQLVHLPSSIGKLETLKELQLSYNPIAQWPEELGLLTGLRSLEVASTGLHEIPTIWKSLQGLASLNLAFNHLETLPAWLGTLAELRSLDLSFNQLTELPTALGSIHQLTSLDIQSNQLQSLPPQICSLVNLTSLLAYNNQLTHLPESFGHLVALASLGIAGNSIRQLPESIGKLHNLKQLIFNLDPDQPVPLQAFPSELRGCRLLEQLTFVACELRALPHWIGELTQLKSLNVSHNNLTDLPPSLGKLDHLKTLDLSNNPLRSELDVQWERGARAVKDYLRKSVEG, encoded by the coding sequence ATGGAAAAAAATTCGGCCTATCGAGAAGCCGAGAGGCTGATAGATATTGCTCGTCTTGAAGGAGCAACGGAGCTAGATTTAAGTGATATTGGGTTGAGTGAGTTACCAGAGTCGATTGGTTCCCTCTCTCAGTTGAAATCTCTTTACCTATCTGAAAATGAACTGATGCGACTGCCCAAATCCTTGGGGCGATTAACTCAGCTCCAAGGGTTGGACTTAGCCCGTAACCATCTGCCTATCCTAACGGAGGTTCTGGGGGATTTAACCCAGTTGAGATCGCTGGATCTCACGGGAAATGCCCTTGTGGAACTCCCGGAATTTATAGGTGCATTATCACAGTTGCGATCGCTAAATCTAACATCCAATCAACTGGTTCATTTGCCCTCTTCCATCGGGAAGCTGGAAACCCTCAAAGAATTGCAGCTTTCCTACAATCCCATTGCCCAGTGGCCAGAGGAGTTGGGATTGTTGACGGGGTTACGATCTCTTGAAGTTGCCAGTACCGGACTCCATGAAATCCCGACTATCTGGAAATCTCTTCAGGGATTGGCATCTCTGAACCTTGCTTTTAATCATCTGGAGACTCTCCCGGCATGGTTGGGGACATTGGCGGAATTGCGTTCCTTGGACCTGTCTTTTAACCAGTTGACTGAATTACCCACAGCCTTGGGCTCAATTCATCAACTTACAAGTTTGGATATTCAATCTAATCAACTTCAATCTTTGCCACCGCAAATTTGCAGTTTAGTGAATTTGACCTCATTGTTGGCCTATAACAATCAGCTCACCCATCTTCCCGAATCCTTTGGTCACTTAGTGGCCTTGGCTAGTTTGGGCATTGCTGGCAATAGCATTCGTCAGCTGCCAGAATCTATCGGTAAACTCCACAATCTTAAGCAGCTAATTTTCAATCTAGACCCAGACCAACCCGTTCCTTTGCAAGCGTTTCCATCGGAACTACGGGGTTGCCGCTTATTGGAACAACTGACGTTTGTAGCTTGTGAGTTAAGGGCATTACCCCATTGGATAGGGGAACTGACTCAGTTAAAGAGTCTGAATGTGAGCCACAACAATTTGACGGATCTCCCCCCTTCTTTAGGGAAGCTAGACCATCTCAAAACCCTTGATCTATCCAATAATCCCCTTAGATCTGAGCTAGATGTGCAGTGGGAGCGAGGGGCTAGGGCAGTTAAAGACTATTTGCGAAAAAGTGTTGAGGGTTAG
- a CDS encoding DUF2062 domain-containing protein, with translation MRPQYRMHQPHQRLNPKRFFRGTTSHRKRITWKRRGRYIYLRFIRLQGSPNAIARGLSVGAFAGMFPIFGFQILFGIFLAACVRGNKLTAAAATWISNPFTYLPLFAFNFQVGQWLLQAKRFEFNQLQKLNWQELLALGPGFIATWFTGCFVMGCLAAILGYGLGLWLVLRLRHKYAAQRQKT, from the coding sequence GTGCGGCCACAATACCGTATGCATCAGCCCCATCAACGCCTTAATCCAAAACGCTTCTTCCGGGGCACAACATCTCATCGCAAGAGAATAACTTGGAAACGGCGAGGGCGTTATATCTATTTGCGGTTTATACGGTTACAGGGAAGCCCAAATGCGATCGCACGGGGACTCTCCGTTGGTGCTTTTGCTGGCATGTTCCCCATTTTTGGGTTCCAAATCTTATTTGGCATCTTTTTAGCTGCCTGTGTCCGAGGCAATAAGTTAACTGCCGCCGCCGCAACTTGGATTAGTAATCCCTTTACCTATCTGCCTCTATTTGCCTTTAATTTTCAGGTAGGGCAATGGCTTCTACAAGCCAAGAGATTTGAGTTCAATCAGCTCCAAAAGCTGAACTGGCAAGAACTCCTGGCCTTAGGACCCGGTTTTATCGCAACTTGGTTTACGGGCTGTTTTGTCATGGGATGTTTAGCCGCAATTCTGGGCTATGGTCTCGGCTTATGGTTAGTTCTACGATTGAGGCACAAATACGCTGCCCAACGTCAAAAGACCTGA
- a CDS encoding DUF790 family protein — protein MLPSDLLMHHYQGEAIIPKRLAVNAGNVAIATEAIDCFNAACNQTRGELSQQLLDLEGDGTDYRVKRGLAHLLSSGFSTFEVISPLDPPMLRQRVFSLSAQSVPSPQATTQTLERLAVNLSQELERDVSAIQIQEGLYADRPDNQILTAFDAPTPEALLHRYNLSQVQGVFYKATQIIINAHRNDPGEYKLLFRYLKLFCLMAYIEGDADQGFTLKIDGPASVFSASTRYGLALAKLLPALLHVTKWSLSATLTSKDTYSKQQRTSRFALDSECGLVSHYPPGKPYDSMLEASFAERWQKTKTEWKLEREIDLIPIPGSVMIPDFRLVHPDGRTFLLEIVGYWRPEYLKKKFSQVQQADRSDLILAISERLNLDKAGVNFSNTPARLVWFKDKLAPKAVLQVLAD, from the coding sequence ATGTTGCCTTCTGACTTACTGATGCATCACTATCAGGGTGAAGCGATTATTCCAAAACGGCTGGCGGTGAATGCGGGGAATGTTGCGATCGCAACAGAAGCCATCGATTGTTTTAACGCGGCCTGCAATCAAACCCGAGGCGAACTCAGTCAGCAGTTACTAGATCTTGAAGGAGATGGAACAGACTATCGGGTGAAGCGGGGACTGGCCCATCTTTTATCCAGTGGCTTTTCCACCTTTGAAGTCATTAGTCCCCTCGATCCACCCATGTTGCGGCAGCGAGTCTTTTCTCTGTCTGCCCAGTCAGTGCCAAGTCCTCAAGCGACAACCCAGACTCTAGAACGACTAGCCGTTAACTTGAGCCAAGAGCTAGAGCGAGACGTTAGTGCGATTCAAATCCAAGAAGGGCTTTATGCCGATCGACCAGACAATCAAATCTTGACTGCCTTTGATGCCCCTACCCCTGAAGCGTTGCTACACCGCTATAACTTATCTCAGGTTCAAGGCGTTTTTTACAAAGCAACTCAAATTATCATCAATGCCCATCGGAATGACCCCGGAGAGTATAAGCTTCTATTTCGCTATCTGAAGCTGTTTTGTCTAATGGCCTATATCGAGGGCGATGCTGATCAAGGATTTACCCTCAAAATTGATGGGCCTGCCAGTGTATTTAGTGCTAGCACCCGCTATGGCTTAGCTTTAGCAAAGTTGCTGCCAGCATTACTGCATGTGACGAAGTGGAGCCTGTCTGCAACCTTAACCAGCAAAGACACCTATTCCAAACAACAACGAACCAGTCGATTTGCCCTTGATTCTGAATGTGGTTTGGTCAGTCACTATCCACCGGGTAAGCCCTATGACAGTATGCTGGAAGCCAGCTTTGCCGAACGATGGCAGAAGACTAAAACGGAGTGGAAGCTAGAGCGAGAAATTGATCTGATTCCGATTCCGGGAAGCGTCATGATTCCAGACTTCCGCCTAGTTCACCCGGATGGTCGGACATTTCTACTAGAGATAGTGGGGTATTGGCGGCCCGAGTATTTAAAAAAGAAATTCTCTCAGGTGCAACAGGCTGATCGATCAGACTTGATTTTAGCGATTTCTGAACGACTCAACCTAGATAAAGCAGGCGTCAATTTCAGCAATACCCCAGCTCGATTGGTGTGGTTCAAAGATAAGCTTGCACCTAAAGCTGTGTTGCAAGTCTTGGCGGATTAG
- a CDS encoding SDR family oxidoreductase: MNHKIVITGVTQGLGEALALGFIQAGQTVWGCGRTSTAIDHLTQLYAAPHTFTVVDIAQSQQVQAWADQIIEAWEAPDIIINNAGLINEVAPLWEVPEQEISDVLDVNVKGTINVIRSFLPSMKTNGQGIIVNFSSGWGRSTSPGVAPYCASKWAIEGLNQALAQEVPPGIATIALNPGIIHTEMLETCFGQQAHSYPSPTAWAQKAVPFILGLSENDNGQALTVY, translated from the coding sequence ATGAATCATAAGATTGTGATTACCGGGGTCACCCAGGGGCTAGGCGAGGCCTTGGCCTTAGGGTTTATTCAAGCAGGGCAGACCGTATGGGGCTGCGGTCGGACATCAACCGCTATCGATCACCTAACTCAGCTATATGCGGCTCCTCACACGTTTACGGTGGTAGATATCGCTCAATCTCAACAAGTCCAGGCTTGGGCAGACCAGATCATTGAGGCCTGGGAAGCACCAGATATTATCATCAACAATGCAGGGTTAATCAATGAAGTGGCCCCTTTATGGGAAGTACCTGAACAAGAAATTAGCGATGTATTGGATGTCAATGTCAAAGGCACCATCAACGTCATTCGTAGTTTTCTCCCCAGCATGAAAACAAACGGTCAAGGAATAATCGTGAATTTCAGTTCTGGCTGGGGACGTTCAACCTCCCCTGGGGTGGCCCCCTATTGCGCTTCTAAATGGGCTATTGAAGGTCTTAACCAGGCTTTAGCCCAAGAGGTTCCCCCCGGTATCGCCACAATTGCCTTGAACCCTGGCATCATTCATACTGAAATGCTGGAAACTTGTTTTGGTCAACAAGCTCACAGTTATCCCTCTCCTACTGCATGGGCACAAAAAGCAGTCCCATTTATCCTTGGACTTTCTGAAAACGACAACGGTCAAGCCTTAACTGTTTATTAG